The Apium graveolens cultivar Ventura chromosome 6, ASM990537v1, whole genome shotgun sequence genome contains a region encoding:
- the LOC141668419 gene encoding BTB/POZ domain-containing protein At5g60050, producing the protein MASEAKSKQISTMLKQGFISDSYLYTSPPSKPQIPLSKIHHSSSPPQSPYRLSPTHNPTRPNTTLFEMMSEEQARDSKQPHETRRGVQERVAKVLEHAPFKNPGAWGLGYGDVKLSVTARDGFKVSMDVHRSVLSSKSRFFEERLMRSGAAAVVEICDCDDVEVYVETVVLMYCEDLKRRLNGANVSKILGVLKVSAAILFDAGVTSCLEYLEAVPWSAEEEEMVVSELGQLQLNNPLNHVLQRVSTEATTSLRTDDISSILLSGVLQGKDDKARREMKSLLSRLLKDDVSSPSNHKDRLDISKDALYTLCHTCLSSLIFCLSEATSADDIKQDRGVLMGDIAREADNVQWIVDILIDKKICDEFVKLWADQKELAILHSKIPIIYRHEISRITAQLCIAIGRGHILVPKDDRYSLLSTWLEPLYDDFGWMKRASRSVDKKLIEDGLSQTILTLALPQQQAILLNWFDRFLNKGDDCPNIQRAFEVWWRRTFIRQYAPESESRLQLTVCDYPN; encoded by the exons atggctTCAGAAGCAAAATCGAAACAAATATCAACAATGTTAAAACAAGGCTTCATTTCAGATTCATATCTCTATACTTCCCCACCATCAAAACCCCAAATCCCCCTCTCTAAGATCCACCATTCTTCTTCCCCTCCACAATCCCCATACCGGCTCAGCCCGACCCATAACCCGACCCGACCCAACACCACTCTCTTCGAAATGATGTCAGAAGAACAAGCTCGCGATTCTAAGCAACCCCACGAGACTCGTCGGGGCGTTCAAGAACGTGTGGCGAAGGTTTTGGAGCACGCGCCGTTCAAGAATCCTGGCGCGTGGGGGTTAGGGTATGGTGATGTGAAGCTGAGCGTGACGGCGCGTGATGGGTTTAAAGTGAGCATGGATGTGCATAGGAGTGTGTTGTCGAGTAAGAGTAGGTTTTTTGAGGAGAGGTTGATGAGGAGTGGCGCTGCGGCGGTGGTGGAGATTTGTGATTGTGATGATGTGGAAGTGTATGTAGAGACTGTAGTGTTGATGTATTGTGAGGATTTAAAGAGGAGGTTGAATGGTGCTAATGTCTCGAAAATCTTGGGTGTTTTGAAG GTATCTGCAGCTATACTGTTTGATGCTGGCGTAACTTCATGCTTAGAGTATTTAGAAGCGGTTCCATGGTCTGCAGAAGAAGAGGAGATGGTAGTATCTGAACTTGGTCAACTCCAGCTTAATAATCCCTTGAATCATGTCTTGCAAAGAGTCTCAACTGAAGCGACTACTTCTTTAAGAACTGATGACATCTCCTCGATACTCTTGAGTGGTGTTTTACAGGGAAAGGATGATAAAGCTCGTCGAGAAATGAAATCTCTACTTTCTCGATTGCTCAAGGACGATGTATCAAGTCCCAGCAATCACAAAGATAGACTTGATATCTCCAAAGATGCACTTTATACTCTTTGCCATACATGTCTCAGTTCACTTATCTTCTGCTTATCAGAAGCTACATCAGCTGATGATATTAAGCAAGACCGAGGGGTTTTAATGGGGGATATAGCTCGAGAAGCTGATAATGTCCAGTGGATTGTTGATATTTTAATTGACAAAAAAATATGTGATGAATTTGTCAAGTTATGGGCAGATCAGAAGGAACTTGCTATTCTCCATTCTAAGATCCCTATTATATATCGTCATGAGATTAGTAGGATTACTGCACAACTTTGTATAGCAATTGGTAGAGGCCATATCTTGGTGCCTAAAGATGACCGGTATTCTCTTCTGTCCACCTGGTTAGAACCTCTTTACGATGATTTTGGATGGATGAAGAGGGCTTCTCGATCAGTTGACAAGAAGCTTATCGAGGACGGACTAAGCCAGACAATTCTTACTCTGGCATTGCCTCAACAACAAGCTATCCTCCTTAATTGGTTTGACCGGTTTCTCAACAAAGGGGATGATTGTCCCAATATTCAGAGAGCATTTGAAGTTTGGTGGAGAAGAACTTTCATTAGACAGTATGCACCTGAGTCAGAGTCCCGTTTGCAGTTAACAGTATGCGATTATCCAAATTGA